The region TCCTTTCAAACTACTTTAAGCTTTTATTCTTTCTGGTTACTAACATGTTCTGTAAATCATTTGTAGATGGCTGATGATCATCCTTATATTATTCCTGAGATGGATCCAACTCTTCGGAAACAAATTCAGGAGTGTAATTTGCAGATTGTGAATGTTACAACTCCTGCAAATTTCTTCCACGTTTTACGGCGGCAGGTTTGTAGTTGGTCCAGTAATTGATTAATGTTGGCTTTGTTACCTGAAGTTGTGTCTCATTTTTTcgctgtttctttttattttcttgcagATACATAGAGAATTCCGTAAACCTCTCATTGTAATGTCCCCGAAGAACTTGCTTCGCAGTAAGGTTTGCAGATCAAATTTATCTGAGTTTGATGATGTCCAAGGACACCCTGGTTTTGACAAACAAGGAACCAGATTTAAGCGCCTCATAAAAGACCAAAATGACCACTCAAATGTTGAGGAGGGTATAAGGCGCTTAATACTCTGCTCCGGAAAGGTGCATACACCATATACTCATTGGAACTAGCTATTAATCTTGTGGAGTTTATAATTATATCAACCATATTTGCAATTTTTATCTGGTGCTTCAATtagatatatatgtatatgtttTATGTCCAGGACTTTCACAATTTTCTGAATATGCTTTTTGACTTTGTAACTATTAATATGTTATATGCAGGTTTACTATGAACTTGATGAGCAAAGAACAAAGGATGATGCAAAGGATGTTGCAATATGTAGGGTGGAACAGCTCTGTCCTTTCCCTTATGACCTTGTCCAACGAGAGCTTAAAAGATATCCAAGTATGTCTGTTAAAAATGCTCTTTCGAAattgattctgattctgataaTTTTTTAGTCCATGTTTGGAATTTGTGTTAGACCTCAAACTCTCGTTAATCTATAAGCTACAACATGGAGAGCTTCTCGGCTAATGTGCTTTGGAGTGTGTGTCCAAAACATATCCAAACATGCTTGTTTTTGTGTCAAATTTAACATTCATCCCATGATTGTTGCATCTTTTGTGATAAGCTATATGGAGATTTTAATCATGATAAGTTTTTTGTGCTTATATGTTTGATTGTTTTGTTTGTACTAGATGCTGAGGTTGTTTGGTGTCAAGAAGAGCCAATGAACATGGGTGGATACAGTTACATTTTACCACGGCTTATAACTTCAATGAAGGCTCTCGGTCGGGGAGGTTATGAGGATGTCAAATATGTTGGTCGTGCTCCATCGGCGGCCACAGCAACTGGTTTCCTCAAGGTTCACCAGAGGGAGCAGGCTGAGCTAGTTCACAAAGCCATGCAACATAAACCAATCAACTTCCCTTACTGAGGATTTGCACACGCACAcacagacacacacacacacactcactCATATATAATTTCCTTTTgagaatgaatgaatgatgtAGTCCTGATTTACCCACCTATGGAGAGCAATAGTTGGAGGGTTTGTtgatattattcattatatttgCTTTCTCATCTTTATCTGTTCTATTACAAATGGTTCGTTTAATATGGAGCTGATAAGTGAGGGATACCAATATGGCAACATCACATTATAACTAGAACCAATCATAGTTCAACCTTACTGGTAAATTGAAAAAGAATTGTGCACATAAATGCAAGATTGTTGTAGTTACTAAACCCTGGTTAATTTGACTTGTGCTGTTGTGGTTAAGAATCGAACTACTTCagattcccccccccccccccccccaactaTTTCAGTTCTAGAATACGTAGATTTTTCCATTTTCATTGGTCATAAAGTCTAGAAGAGATTATTAGCTTTTCAAATTAATACCATCACAGTCCAATACATAAACAGTATTCGAGTCCTATCTTACAGCCGTTGCCTTCTAGAAGCCCTTTTACTAGAAGCTATTTATTTGAATCGGAAACTTGTTTCAAAATTGTTGCTCAAGAATTTTAACTATTATAAAATAGTTGGTCGCTTGAATTAGTTAAGAGTTAGAACACATATGACTAAAGCAGTGATGCTCACATACCTTCTTGCTCAAGGCTTGCTTACCGACTATTACTAAATTCAAGTGATATATACTTGAAGGTAAATTTTGTGGTACCCATAAAATATTATGGGTATGGTACCCACATTGAGTAATTTAATAgatgattattatattttttttaggtaaattttacattttcgcATTTCActttcctattcaattaatttcatctcatgaaatttgttttttaatgaaaaatgatttAGTTGTAgagatgaacaattatggttgAGATACGCGTAAAATAACCATGATTGACGGATGAACAAAGCCTAaaaaaacagaacctacaaATCTCATGTCTCTATGAATGAAATGTTGCATCACTACGATAAAAtaacatcaaaattataacttgtacatgcttctttattattgaattatctcattttgggtaccataCCTTGATTTGAGTTAAGGTACCAACAAACACCATATTTGATTCTTTCTAATAAAAGTGGGAGTTCGATAAAACTTGTATAAGGACTAAGGAGAGTCAATTCCACAAGGATGTAAATATTTCCGTCTCGAACAAAATTGTCTTATGTGGATCTATGTACAATGTACCTTATTAGAAACAAAAAAAGGTTTTGATTCATTCATACTTCTCTTTCATTTCTCGTCACTTTTCTATCATATCACCCAGCATATCTCTCTCTATTCTTCTTACTTTCGGTGTAAGTATAATTCAAATGTAGATAAAAACTCATTGAAACAAAAACGAGCGAGGCTATTTCACactaaacaaacaaaaaaatattaagtcAAAGTAAAAAAATCTATGATTGATGATTCATTCATATTttcacttcatttttttttcaatcaaatcacccataacattttttttctctttttccatatatttttatattctttCCACTCCATTTATAATTCACGTGGAGTGAGAACTAAACTTAActcaagaaaaaaacaaaacctaCGTTCAACGCATCAAGTGGATTAATTTATTACTTCAATTGCTCCCTCAAGCACTCGTAGTTGCTTCCGTCACAGCAAAATCAGAGTCAAAACTCACAAGTATAGTGTGTAATAAACAAATATACACGTTCACACATTGCCCATACATTCAGAAACGTCAACAATTAATAAATTTCAAGTGTCTCAAATTCTCAAGCTACCTATCTAGCCAAACAAACCTAAACTAGACcctttatatataaattaatgtCACACCTCTCAAACTCTCATAGAGTAATTCCAttccaaaattaattttctctATTCTTTCCAAACCCTCCATCATAGaactgttttcttttttctgtttaaTTGACAGTTAATTTAGTTTCTTCAACATTGATTGTCCATGATGAAGAGAGAATTCAGAGAAATTGATCATAGCATAACCATGGCAAACTACTTGATGTTGCTTTCTCAGCAGGGAGGTCCATATGAAACAACAACAACCTATGTGAACtcttccaacaacaacaacaaccgtGTCTTTGAGTGCAAGACATGCAACCGGAAGTTCCAGTCTTTTCAGGCGCTCGGTGGCCACCGTGCGAGCCACAAGAAGCCGAGGTTGGAAGATGGAGGTGAGAGTAATGATCATGGTTCATCACCACCAAAGGCTAAAACTCATGAGTGCTCCATTTGTGGATTGGAGTTTTCAATAGGGCAAGCTTTGGGTGGACACAT is a window of Lotus japonicus ecotype B-129 chromosome 5, LjGifu_v1.2 DNA encoding:
- the LOC130718167 gene encoding zinc finger protein ZAT12-like yields the protein MMKREFREIDHSITMANYLMLLSQQGGPYETTTTYVNSSNNNNNRVFECKTCNRKFQSFQALGGHRASHKKPRLEDGGESNDHGSSPPKAKTHECSICGLEFSIGQALGGHMRRHKTPSNKGSATTSSSGGSGSGTIDTSANREKENRRVLFPDLNLTPIENGLVFLKIGQATPLVDCFN